The following proteins come from a genomic window of Mariniflexile sp. TRM1-10:
- a CDS encoding helix-turn-helix domain-containing protein: MNILNKLHREITPLSPEDSFLVFDRVKDEFDFPIHFHPEYELNFISNGKGVNRVVGDSIEEIDNIELVLVGPNLHHGWLTHNCKSKEIREITIQFHDNLFNNEFLSRKIMKPIKDMFDRSIHGILFSKKVSTDMFERISQVSKLDSMDYFLEIISILHDLANSRNQRLLSSYTTNRDSFENSDKIKRIYEYVQENYDKKITLAEASELVNMSQVSFNRFMKKRTGKTFVDYVNDVRIGYASIRLIEKDVSISEIAFNCGFNNIANFNRVFKKSKKCTPSQYKNDFSGIKRIL, translated from the coding sequence ATGAATATCTTAAATAAACTACACAGAGAAATAACACCCCTATCTCCAGAAGACAGTTTTTTAGTTTTCGACAGAGTTAAGGATGAGTTTGATTTTCCTATCCATTTCCATCCTGAATATGAATTGAATTTTATTAGCAATGGCAAAGGGGTTAATAGAGTTGTTGGCGATAGCATTGAGGAGATTGACAATATCGAACTTGTTTTAGTAGGCCCAAATCTCCATCATGGCTGGTTAACCCACAATTGCAAAAGCAAAGAAATTCGCGAAATCACTATTCAGTTTCATGATAACCTATTCAACAATGAGTTTTTATCAAGAAAGATAATGAAACCTATTAAAGATATGTTTGACAGATCTATACATGGTATTTTATTTTCTAAAAAAGTAAGCACTGATATGTTTGAACGTATTTCGCAAGTTTCTAAATTAGATAGCATGGACTACTTTTTGGAAATAATCTCCATTCTGCATGATCTAGCTAATTCTAGAAACCAAAGACTTCTTTCCAGCTATACTACAAATCGGGATAGTTTTGAAAACAGTGATAAAATTAAAAGGATCTACGAATACGTTCAGGAAAATTACGACAAAAAGATAACACTTGCCGAAGCTTCTGAACTTGTGAATATGAGTCAAGTATCTTTTAATAGATTTATGAAAAAAAGAACTGGTAAGACTTTTGTTGATTATGTTAACGATGTTAGAATTGGTTATGCTTCCATTAGATTAATCGAAAAAGATGTAAGCATATCTGAAATCGCATTTAACTGTGGTTTCAATAATATAGCCAATTTTAATAGAGTCTTTAAAAAATCTAAAAAATGCACACCAAGTCAATATAAAAATGACTTTTCCGGAATCAAAAGGATTCTATAA
- a CDS encoding SusC/RagA family TonB-linked outer membrane protein gives MRKTFFKNMHGGVNHYLPLLLFFLVSQIALAQIQVKGIVNDSKGLALPGVTILEMGTSNGTTTDFDGNYTITVKNNSTLVFSYLGFQTQQVLVNGKSKIDVTLIESIEDLGEVVVIGYGTQRRSDVNSAISSIKAKDIEDIKAPSFEQMMQGKAAGVVISNNSGQPGSNVSVRIRGVSSLTGTNEPLYVIDGVPISGDARNSSTSGRNAEGNSNFSNAGNITISPLSSINPNDIESIDILKDASATAIYGSRGSNGVIIVTTKSGKKGAGKFAFDHSTSFSSIPKQLNAMNLREYAAHQNALSNVYDPSTLRVEFANPSALGEGTNWQDEIYKTGIMTTTQLSFSGGKEGINYYISGGQLKQDGIVIESGFKRYNIRANVNADINKFIKVGLNVSGALTDEKLTLNGQFNGVVATSLLSTPDVPVRDLSGAFAGPPSGGNTSFVNPVAVSLLGSNNLVRKNYSGNFYTQIKLIEGLDYRFELGGYLSNNLSKEFNPMYELGNAVKSFANLYYRPSDSNSWNLKNMLTYNKSIGKHRFTLLAVQESNRSHWEGYSLTGHGYKDNSDQELTGSDLSKAVLDGVYQGTQTLSSYLGRVVYDYDNKYGISAAIRTDGSSKFFVGNKWGVFRSFGASWKLSNESFMSDTKKYIDNIKFRFGYGETGNNQIGNNLYDSNLHLVNSPIGNSFLPSNTPNKDLKWETQVQTNLGLDFTLFDSRLTATVDWYRKVSEDFLYQVPLPLFLSGGGDYEGGINPPYFNLGSMLNKGLEFTIGYNTKFSDNFSWNANLNFSKYENTVTNMAGLNIVKTQGTLAFNTVSVSRTQEGLPIGSYIGYEALGIYRTDDDLLTYGFTDANDQRVPLKDGTNSLTPNFAKGDMIYKDQNNDGIIDTKDLVNIGNPNPDFTYGFTNNFKYKNLELSIFFQGSYGNKLMNLTRLSGTLNSFVGTNYLVEAADFYSATNTDASLPRPSAYNHINNAVSTRLIEDGSYLRLQNITLGYTLPTDVLSQIKLSKLRIYATAQNLFTITNYSGYDPEIGSYNQDALITGVDNGRYPTPRLISIGCNIEF, from the coding sequence ATGCGAAAAACATTTTTTAAAAATATGCATGGTGGCGTAAATCATTACTTGCCATTATTATTATTTTTTCTAGTTAGCCAAATTGCTTTAGCCCAAATTCAGGTTAAAGGCATTGTAAATGACTCAAAAGGCTTAGCACTCCCTGGAGTAACTATACTTGAAATGGGTACCAGTAACGGTACAACAACCGATTTTGACGGCAACTACACCATCACGGTCAAAAATAATTCTACGTTGGTTTTTAGCTATTTAGGATTTCAAACCCAACAAGTTTTGGTCAATGGCAAATCTAAAATCGATGTTACTTTAATAGAATCTATTGAAGATCTGGGAGAGGTGGTTGTAATTGGTTATGGAACCCAAAGAAGAAGCGATGTTAATAGTGCCATTTCATCTATTAAAGCGAAGGATATTGAAGATATTAAAGCGCCTTCTTTTGAACAAATGATGCAAGGTAAAGCCGCTGGTGTTGTTATAAGCAACAACTCTGGCCAACCAGGAAGTAATGTCTCTGTAAGGATTAGAGGGGTTTCTTCATTAACTGGCACAAATGAACCTTTATATGTAATTGATGGTGTTCCTATTTCTGGAGACGCTAGAAATTCATCTACTTCAGGAAGAAATGCTGAGGGTAATTCCAATTTTTCAAATGCCGGTAACATAACAATTAGTCCGTTATCTTCAATAAACCCTAACGACATAGAGTCTATCGATATACTAAAAGATGCATCGGCGACTGCCATATATGGATCTCGTGGCTCTAATGGTGTTATTATAGTTACCACTAAATCTGGTAAAAAAGGGGCCGGAAAATTTGCTTTTGATCATTCTACATCATTCAGTAGTATTCCAAAACAATTGAATGCTATGAATTTAAGAGAATATGCAGCGCATCAAAATGCTTTATCAAATGTTTATGACCCTTCTACGCTTCGTGTAGAGTTTGCCAATCCATCTGCTTTGGGCGAGGGTACAAACTGGCAAGATGAAATCTACAAAACAGGTATCATGACTACGACCCAATTGTCTTTTTCAGGCGGAAAGGAAGGCATTAACTATTATATATCTGGGGGTCAATTAAAACAAGATGGGATTGTTATTGAATCTGGCTTTAAAAGGTATAACATCAGAGCCAATGTTAATGCAGATATCAATAAATTTATAAAAGTGGGACTGAATGTTAGTGGTGCTCTTACTGATGAAAAATTAACCTTAAATGGTCAATTTAACGGTGTAGTTGCTACCTCATTATTAAGCACACCAGATGTACCTGTTAGAGATCTGTCTGGTGCTTTTGCTGGCCCTCCATCTGGTGGGAATACGTCTTTTGTTAACCCAGTGGCCGTATCATTATTAGGTTCAAACAACCTGGTTAGAAAAAACTATTCCGGTAATTTTTACACACAAATTAAGTTAATAGAGGGCTTAGATTACCGTTTCGAACTAGGAGGCTATTTAAGCAATAATTTAAGCAAAGAGTTCAATCCCATGTACGAGTTAGGTAATGCCGTAAAAAGTTTTGCCAACTTATATTACCGACCATCAGATTCCAACTCTTGGAATTTAAAAAACATGCTTACTTATAACAAGAGCATCGGTAAACATCGTTTTACTTTACTGGCAGTACAAGAATCAAATAGAAGCCACTGGGAAGGCTATTCTTTAACAGGTCATGGATACAAAGACAATAGTGACCAAGAACTTACTGGGTCTGATTTATCTAAAGCAGTGTTAGATGGCGTTTATCAAGGAACACAAACTTTATCGTCTTATTTAGGACGTGTTGTGTATGACTATGATAATAAATATGGGATTTCAGCAGCTATAAGAACGGATGGGTCTTCAAAATTTTTCGTTGGAAACAAATGGGGTGTGTTTAGATCATTTGGCGCTTCTTGGAAACTTTCGAACGAAAGCTTCATGAGTGACACTAAAAAATATATTGATAATATAAAATTCAGGTTTGGTTATGGTGAAACTGGAAATAATCAAATTGGGAACAATTTGTATGACTCCAATTTGCATTTGGTCAATAGCCCTATTGGAAATTCTTTTCTTCCATCAAATACGCCTAACAAAGATTTAAAGTGGGAAACACAAGTACAAACCAACCTAGGATTAGATTTCACTTTATTTGACTCTAGATTAACTGCAACTGTCGATTGGTATAGAAAAGTTTCTGAAGATTTCTTATATCAAGTACCATTACCACTTTTCCTTTCTGGAGGTGGTGATTATGAAGGTGGTATAAATCCACCATATTTTAACCTAGGAAGCATGCTTAATAAAGGTTTGGAATTTACAATCGGCTATAACACTAAATTTTCCGATAACTTTTCTTGGAACGCCAATCTCAACTTTTCTAAATATGAAAATACGGTTACCAATATGGCTGGTTTAAATATTGTAAAAACCCAAGGCACACTTGCATTTAATACCGTGTCGGTTTCAAGAACTCAAGAAGGTCTACCAATTGGATCCTATATTGGTTATGAAGCTTTAGGGATTTACAGAACAGATGACGATTTACTTACCTATGGTTTTACAGATGCTAATGACCAACGAGTTCCTTTAAAAGATGGAACAAATTCTTTGACGCCCAATTTCGCCAAAGGAGATATGATTTATAAAGATCAAAATAATGATGGTATTATTGACACCAAAGATTTAGTGAATATTGGAAATCCTAATCCAGACTTTACCTATGGGTTCACCAATAACTTTAAATATAAAAACTTAGAGTTATCTATTTTCTTCCAAGGTTCTTATGGCAACAAATTAATGAATTTAACCCGTTTATCTGGAACTTTAAATAGCTTTGTTGGCACAAATTATTTAGTAGAAGCTGCAGATTTTTATTCAGCCACAAATACAGATGCAAGCTTACCAAGACCTTCAGCTTACAACCATATTAATAATGCCGTATCAACGCGTCTTATTGAAGATGGCTCTTATTTAAGACTACAGAACATTACTTTAGGCTATACATTACCTACAGATGTATTATCGCAAATAAAACTATCTAAATTAAGGATATACGCTACAGCACAAAACCTATTCACAATAACCAATTATTCTGGTTATGATCCCGAAATTGGTTCTTATAACCAAGACGCTCTGATAACAGGTGTGGATAACGGCCGTTACCCTACGCCTAGATTAATCTCTATTGGTTGTAATATTGAATTCTAA